The sequence below is a genomic window from Trichosurus vulpecula isolate mTriVul1 chromosome 5, mTriVul1.pri, whole genome shotgun sequence.
ATTTCCTTAACTTTCTCAAAAGTTGATTGATACTCTTATCAAATTATACTTTCAGGAATTTTCCGGACTTCACAGGCTTACAGGAAATAGACAAGTCCTTTGGGGTTGTTTGGGAACTTTCTCCAAAGAGCACTCAAGGGAAGTTAGTTTTTTATGATCTTAAAGGGATTATGCACATGTTTCATTTGCTAATGTTTTCACTGGTGGGAGTAATGGATAGGTTTGAAGTACTTGTCAAAACGTCTGACTtcctttcccctctgtaaaatggggaagttgATATTCTGGAGATCTCAGAGATAAGCCTAAGTTTAGATCCATTATTTTTCAGTAGCAAATAATAccaaagaaaaacttaaaaatccttactagaaatcaataaaataatttcatcagTATCTACGAGAAATGattaatttttatattctctctagaaatagaaaactttctgcttattgaattaaaaataattggaagaaataaaggaatatatagaaaaataggAAGCAAGGAAAGGTCACTTTCTGATCTTTCTTCAAAGCACATACAAACAAGAACAATCACTTTTGGTTGAGCTTTCTTTGCTAGAAATATTAtccctcagtttccatctctccataaatagtatatattatggatatatttcatattatatatatatatgtgtatctatatagatatatatagatacacacacatatataatgtatatatatatatatatatataaatttggaTTTTTAATCCCATGAACATAAATTGCACTTTCATCTAGAGATGGATGAGCATCTGAGTTAAAAGATCCCAAGATCAAGTTTATCTCTACATGTATTCCAATACCATTAGACTTtcaactccttgagagcaaggactggttTGCGTCTTTCTCTGAGAGTCATGTACATGTAGACTCCATAGAAGTCAATCACCACATACACTGGGCTTGTAATTATCTGTTTTTATATGAAACAACCCTGAAGCACCAGAAGAATGTGAAGACCTTGGTCCAAGGTGAGGATTTTTTACCTAGAGAAGAAATTTGTGACAATtatattttctcctccatcaTTATGTCACATAGGGCATTTACTAGCTGAACcagattccatgattctttacAAGATTTATGTGTGGATGAGGGATTAATGGTGATTTGAATTCCATGGAGTATTCaatagaaaagtgaaatgatgtTGCATGCAGCAACTGTGTCTCTCAAATGTagtgtgaaaaaaaaagttaaattgtaCCCAGGTTAATGTTATTGTTTCTTTACACATTCCTCTGAGACAAAGCCAAAGCACTATTAGGCCTCTGGTCCCAGAGGACTTCAGCAAGAGTTAAAATGCTACCGTCTCCCATTCTACTGAGCTGTTTGTGCTTAGAGGCctcaagagaggaggaaagagatagaATCAAAAAGACATTTACATTCTGCATGCAGGTATGCATGATATTCATTTCTAAAGGCAAAACTCAATGCTTAGAGAGCTATCAAAAGGGGGTTGTGGGCAGCAAATGATGGTTTCTTTTTGTATACTGTCAATGAATGCCCTTTGGGTCTTATCCTGATAAGCTGAAATGAGCATCAAGTTACATTTTAATTAtctaaagataatttttatttcaacCATTTATTTTACATTATGATAAAGATATCAACAGACCATCCTGAAAGCTGAGCCTTGTTACACTGATTTCTGACATActttttaatcaattaattaaacaaCACTTAACTGTTCTTACTGTATACTATATTaggtaatattaataaatatttagcatCAGGAACTAGTTTGCATAGTTCGTAGCCCAGTGCATGGCTCTAGGAAGCAGCTTTGTTCcattatttatgtgtgtgtgtgtttgtacatgcatatatgaataCACTTATCCTCTTATCAAACAATTCTTGGTTGCCTCTGTAGATGTCAAGCTCTGAGCCAGAAATGAAGGAAAACCAGACTGTCTGCACCAAATTCTCCTTTGTGGCTTTCTCCTCTCTCGGTGAGCTACAACCCATGCTCTTTGTGGTATTCTTAGCCATATACACATTCACTGTGGTAGGAAACCTGGTGATCATCTGTCTGATCTGGGTGAGCCCTACCCTCCACACTCCCATGTATTTCTTCCTGGCAAATCTATCCTTTCTGGAGATGTGCTATATCACTAGTGTGGTGCCTCAGATGCTGGTGCACCTGTTGGTGGAGCCCAAGACAATGAGTGTGGCATGTTGTGCAGCTCAGATGTATGTCTTCACCATCCTGGGGCTGACAGAGTGCTGCCTGCTGGCAGCCATGGCTTATGATCGCTTTGTTGCTATCTGCTACCCATTACACTACACATTACTGATGAACCCTAGGGTGTGCTTGCAATTGGCTGCAGTCTCCTGGACAACAGGAGTGGTTGTGGAGTCAGCCCAGACCACCTGGATCTTT
It includes:
- the LOC118849567 gene encoding olfactory receptor 10C1-like, with the translated sequence MSSSEPEMKENQTVCTKFSFVAFSSLGELQPMLFVVFLAIYTFTVVGNLVIICLIWVSPTLHTPMYFFLANLSFLEMCYITSVVPQMLVHLLVEPKTMSVACCAAQMYVFTILGLTECCLLAAMAYDRFVAICYPLHYTLLMNPRVCLQLAAVSWTTGVVVESAQTTWIFTLPFCGTGQIQHFFCDIMPVVQLACVDTSHNEIVLFSVSVLFIMSPCLLILCSYARILISILRMPSAAGRRKAFSTCSSHLLVVSLFYGTALFTYLQPKAAHTPDTDKATALMYTVVTPALNPVIYTLRNKEVKGAFWRIARRHPLSQAA